One genomic region from Streptomyces sp. NBC_00582 encodes:
- a CDS encoding spherulation-specific family 4 protein, translated as MSLLIPLYVHPAEDPGAWHRLIRGAGRTYGVILNPANGPGKGPDPAFAAAAGALREAGARVLGYVDTDYGVREHADVVADVRRHREWYAVDGCFLDQVTATPDALPACRALVRGVRRTGAGTVVLNPGVHPAPGYARLADLTVTFEGHWSTYVSAFTRPDWTARQAPGRLCHLVYGVPAALVPLAVRTAGERGAAVCGPVTGELPNPWGELTPALSGTE; from the coding sequence GTGAGCCTGCTGATTCCGCTGTACGTGCACCCCGCCGAGGATCCGGGCGCCTGGCACCGTCTGATCCGGGGCGCGGGGCGCACGTACGGCGTGATCCTCAACCCCGCGAACGGGCCCGGCAAGGGCCCCGACCCCGCGTTCGCCGCGGCGGCCGGGGCCCTCAGGGAGGCGGGCGCGCGCGTCCTCGGGTACGTCGACACCGACTACGGGGTGCGCGAGCACGCCGACGTGGTGGCCGATGTGCGCCGGCACCGGGAGTGGTACGCGGTCGACGGCTGCTTCCTCGACCAGGTGACGGCGACCCCGGACGCGCTGCCCGCCTGCCGGGCGCTGGTGAGGGGCGTGCGCCGGACGGGCGCGGGGACGGTCGTCCTCAACCCCGGGGTCCACCCGGCGCCCGGCTACGCCCGGCTCGCCGATCTGACGGTCACCTTCGAGGGCCACTGGTCCACGTACGTCTCGGCGTTCACCCGCCCGGACTGGACCGCGCGGCAGGCGCCCGGACGGCTCTGCCATCTGGTGTACGGCGTCCCGGCGGCGCTGGTGCCGCTCGCGGTGCGTACCGCGGGTGAGCGGGGCGCGGCGGTGTGCGGTCCCGTCACCGGCGAACTTCCCAATCCCTGGGGTGAGTTGACCCCCGCACTGAGCGGAACGGAATGA
- a CDS encoding endo alpha-1,4 polygalactosaminidase, with product MMRYRVRAILLAGALALAGCSGTGGGGEGGPSASGTPSGTADSSTRALWKPRPGLAWQWQLNSRVDPSVDVPVYDIDGFENTAADVARLHRDGRKVICYINVGAWEDFRSDRDEFPTSVLGERNGWAGERWLDIRRLSVLRPIMERRFDMCRDKGFDAVEPDLVEGYGNRTGFPLTARDQLRYNRMIAALAHERGMSVGLKNDLPQIPDLLADFDFAVNEECAQYGECARLTPFVDAGKAVFHVEYAEPTSRFCAESRRLKLSSMQKKLELGVWRKPC from the coding sequence ATGATGAGGTACAGGGTACGAGCGATCCTGCTGGCGGGTGCGCTGGCGCTGGCGGGCTGCTCCGGCACGGGCGGCGGGGGCGAGGGCGGACCGTCGGCCTCCGGTACGCCCTCCGGTACGGCGGACTCGTCGACCCGGGCGCTGTGGAAGCCCCGGCCGGGGCTGGCGTGGCAGTGGCAGCTCAACAGCAGGGTCGACCCGTCGGTGGACGTGCCGGTCTACGACATCGACGGCTTCGAGAACACGGCCGCGGACGTGGCCCGGCTGCACCGGGACGGGCGCAAGGTCATCTGCTACATCAACGTCGGGGCGTGGGAGGACTTCCGGTCGGACCGGGACGAGTTCCCGACGTCGGTGCTGGGTGAGCGCAACGGCTGGGCGGGCGAGCGCTGGCTGGACATCCGGAGGCTCTCGGTGCTGCGGCCGATCATGGAGCGGCGCTTCGACATGTGCCGTGACAAGGGCTTCGACGCGGTGGAGCCCGACCTGGTGGAGGGCTACGGCAACCGGACCGGCTTCCCGCTCACCGCGCGCGACCAGCTCCGCTACAACCGTATGATCGCCGCTCTGGCGCACGAGCGCGGGATGTCGGTGGGGCTGAAGAACGACCTGCCGCAGATCCCCGACCTCCTCGCAGACTTCGACTTCGCGGTCAACGAGGAGTGCGCCCAGTACGGCGAGTGCGCGCGGCTCACCCCGTTCGTCGACGCCGGCAAAGCGGTCTTCCACGTGGAGTACGCCGAGCCCACGAGCAGGTTCTGCGCCGAGTCGCGGCGGCTGAAGCTGTCGTCGATGCAGAAGAAGCTGGAACTGGGGGTGTGGCGCAAGCCCTGCTGA
- a CDS encoding LCP family protein, with product MSDPWDGPAGQVTRSRTGRVPGQRTAWPDEPLPTGGRAAARAAARRRGGRGARRNRPVRRGRRVLRILGLCLAVLVLATAGAGWWFYQHLNSNINSVSIDGKGGKEKADAFGRTPINILVMGSDGRTSKADCKLGGGCSQTGVQSGHGNADVQMVVHISADRSNATVMSIPRDTMTNVPACKDSETGQSTSGYYGQINSALQYGPACQVATIHQLTGIPIDHFVKLDFSGVVKMSDAVGGVSVCVSANVYDTYSHLKLSKGTHTLKGVAALEFVRSRHGFGDGSDLGRTVSQHIFLSAMIRKFKSAGTLTDPTAVYSLADAATKALTVDDGLGSVKKLIGLADDVNKVPTKRMTFTTMQTAPDPSDSDRVVVGAGAKTLFSTIANDQSLTTGSGKKSAAASATAKATASAVPASEVAVTVENGTEITGRASTVAGALTDAGFDSGTTTANAPSPAATTTLTYGTGQKGAAQTAAKTLGLPSSHLKQGSGTGLTLVIGSDWPSGTTYPGGTASPAPADTKAAVSRAHAQTADEAKKCAEVSPYRTVALNGVPMTPTQAYAEARNKPDSDD from the coding sequence ATGAGCGACCCGTGGGACGGTCCGGCCGGTCAGGTCACGCGCAGCCGCACCGGCAGGGTGCCCGGCCAGCGCACCGCCTGGCCCGACGAACCGCTTCCGACGGGCGGGCGGGCCGCGGCACGGGCGGCCGCCCGCCGGCGCGGCGGCCGCGGGGCGCGGCGGAACCGGCCGGTGCGGCGCGGCAGGCGGGTGCTGCGGATCCTCGGGCTGTGCCTGGCGGTCCTGGTGCTGGCCACGGCCGGTGCGGGCTGGTGGTTCTACCAGCATCTGAACAGCAACATCAACAGCGTCTCGATCGACGGCAAGGGCGGCAAGGAGAAGGCCGACGCCTTCGGCCGCACCCCGATCAACATCCTGGTCATGGGCTCGGACGGCCGTACCAGCAAGGCGGACTGCAAACTGGGCGGCGGCTGCTCGCAGACGGGGGTGCAGTCCGGCCACGGCAACGCGGACGTGCAGATGGTGGTCCACATATCCGCCGACCGCTCCAACGCCACCGTGATGAGCATCCCGCGCGACACCATGACGAACGTCCCGGCCTGCAAGGACAGTGAGACCGGACAGTCCACGTCCGGCTACTACGGCCAGATCAACAGCGCCCTCCAGTACGGCCCGGCCTGCCAGGTGGCCACCATCCACCAGCTCACCGGCATCCCCATCGACCACTTCGTCAAGCTCGACTTCTCCGGCGTGGTCAAGATGTCCGACGCGGTCGGCGGTGTCTCCGTGTGCGTCAGCGCCAACGTGTACGACACCTACTCGCATCTGAAGCTGTCCAAGGGCACCCACACCCTCAAGGGCGTCGCGGCCCTGGAGTTCGTCCGCTCCCGGCACGGCTTCGGCGACGGCAGCGACCTCGGCCGTACCGTCTCCCAGCACATCTTCCTCAGCGCGATGATCCGCAAGTTCAAGAGCGCGGGCACGCTCACCGACCCCACCGCGGTCTACAGCCTCGCGGACGCGGCCACCAAGGCGCTCACCGTGGACGACGGCCTCGGCAGTGTGAAGAAGCTGATCGGCCTCGCGGACGATGTGAACAAGGTCCCCACCAAGCGGATGACGTTCACCACCATGCAGACGGCGCCCGACCCCTCCGACAGCGACCGGGTCGTGGTGGGCGCCGGCGCCAAGACCCTCTTCTCCACCATCGCCAACGACCAGTCGCTCACCACCGGCTCCGGCAAGAAGTCGGCGGCGGCCTCCGCGACGGCGAAGGCCACCGCCTCGGCGGTCCCCGCGTCCGAGGTCGCCGTCACCGTGGAGAACGGCACCGAGATCACCGGCCGTGCCTCCACCGTCGCCGGTGCCCTCACCGACGCGGGCTTCGACTCGGGGACGACCACCGCCAACGCGCCGAGCCCGGCGGCCACCACGACCCTCACCTACGGCACCGGCCAGAAGGGCGCGGCGCAGACGGCCGCGAAGACCCTCGGCCTGCCGTCCTCCCATCTGAAGCAGGGCAGCGGAACGGGCCTGACCCTGGTCATCGGCAGCGACTGGCCGAGCGGCACCACCTACCCCGGCGGCACCGCCTCGCCCGCGCCCGCCGACACCAAGGCCGCCGTCTCCCGCGCCCACGCCCAGACCGCCGACGAGGCCAAGAAGTGCGCCGAGGTCAGCCCGTACAGGACGGTCGCCCTCAACGGCGTCCCCATGACCCCCACCCAGGCCTACGCGGAGGCGCGGAACAAGCCGGACTCGGACGACTGA